AAGACAGCTTTGGGCGCAACAGAGAGTGTAGCTTGGGAATATGCCGAAAACACATTAGATGTTGTATCAAAACTAAAGAACGATGGTGTTTTTGTGGCATCTATCGAGCAGGCTGAACTGGCGGTAAACCTAAACGATTTTTCTGTGCAAAATGATTTAACCTACGCCGTAATTTTTGGAAATGAAGTAAAGGGCGTTCAACAAAAAGTAGTCTCTGCCAGCGATGCCGTCATAGAAATTCCGCAATTTGGCACCAAACATTCGCTTAATATTTCGGTAAGTGTGGGTGTGGTAATTTGGGAT
This region of Aequorivita marisscotiae genomic DNA includes:
- a CDS encoding RNA methyltransferase; amino-acid sequence: MKYRKLKNSELDRINPEEYKASDKTPLIIILDNIRSLNNIGSVFRTADAFLVKKIYLCGITAQPPHKDIQKTALGATESVAWEYAENTLDVVSKLKNDGVFVASIEQAELAVNLNDFSVQNDLTYAVIFGNEVKGVQQKVVSASDAVIEIPQFGTKHSLNISVSVGVVIWDFFVKLK